From Helicobacter sp. 12S02232-10, the proteins below share one genomic window:
- a CDS encoding LL-diaminopimelate aminotransferase, which produces MFDEIEFEKIKRLPKYVFAAINEIKLDMRHHNEDVIDFSMGNPDGPTPEHIIQKLCESAHKPKNHGYSASKGIYKLRLGICNWYKKKYNVDLDPNAEVCVSMGSKEGYVHLVQAITNPGDTAVVPEPAYPIHYYAFIMNGANVARFGIAWNEQMELDEDHFFKNLSRSLKETIPKPKFVVVNFPHNPTTTVVNKSFYTKLVDMAKKERFYIISDIAYADLCFDGYKTPSILEADGAKDVAVETYTLSKSYNMAGWRIGFVVGNKKIIEALQKIKSWIDYGIYTPMQIASTIALEGPQDCVQEIKSKYEKRMEILIKSFGDAGWKMNKPKASMFIWAKLPPCVQHLGSLEFSKRLLKEAKIALSPGVGFGEHGEGYVRIALIENENRIRQAARNLKLFLKNFE; this is translated from the coding sequence ATGTTTGATGAGATTGAGTTTGAAAAAATCAAACGATTGCCAAAGTATGTTTTTGCAGCTATTAATGAGATTAAGCTGGATATGAGACATCACAATGAAGATGTGATTGATTTCAGTATGGGAAATCCTGATGGACCTACACCTGAACATATTATTCAAAAGCTTTGTGAGAGCGCTCATAAGCCTAAAAATCACGGCTATTCGGCAAGTAAAGGAATCTATAAACTACGTTTGGGGATTTGCAATTGGTATAAGAAAAAATATAATGTGGATTTAGACCCTAATGCAGAAGTCTGTGTGAGTATGGGAAGCAAAGAAGGTTATGTCCATCTTGTACAGGCTATCACAAATCCCGGTGATACTGCTGTAGTACCTGAACCAGCTTATCCCATACATTATTATGCCTTTATTATGAATGGGGCAAATGTTGCGAGATTTGGGATTGCTTGGAATGAACAGATGGAATTAGATGAGGATCATTTTTTTAAAAATCTTTCCCGATCGCTTAAAGAAACGATACCTAAACCGAAGTTTGTTGTTGTAAATTTTCCGCATAATCCAACTACTACGGTTGTAAATAAAAGTTTTTATACAAAGCTTGTGGATATGGCAAAAAAAGAAAGGTTTTATATCATCAGCGACATTGCTTATGCTGATTTGTGTTTTGATGGCTACAAGACTCCAAGTATCTTGGAAGCTGATGGAGCAAAGGATGTTGCTGTTGAAACTTATACGCTTAGCAAAAGCTATAATATGGCAGGTTGGAGAATTGGCTTTGTGGTCGGAAATAAGAAAATAATTGAAGCACTTCAAAAGATCAAAAGTTGGATAGATTATGGGATTTACACACCGATGCAAATCGCTTCTACCATTGCTCTTGAAGGTCCGCAAGATTGTGTGCAAGAGATCAAAAGCAAATATGAGAAAAGAATGGAAATCTTAATAAAAAGCTTTGGTGATGCGGGTTGGAAAATGAATAAACCAAAGGCAAGTATGTTTATTTGGGCAAAGTTACCTCCTTGCGTGCAGCATTTGGGAAGTTTGGAGTTTTCTAAACGACTTTTAAAAGAAGCTAAAATTGCCTTAAGTCCCGGTGTAGGGTTTGGAGAACACGGGGAGGGTTATGTGAGGATTGCGCTCATTGAAAATGAAAATCGCATCCGACAAGCAGCGAGAAATTTAAAGCTATTCTTAAAAAATTTTGAATAG